The DNA region TTGTATTCAGATGATTTGACAGCCTTGTGAAAACAATATGACCAACAGAAGATTCCTCGACCGAATGCTCCAGCAGGAAGCCCTGAACTTCGTGCTCACCAACCGCCTGCCGCGCGTGGCGCTCACGCGTTTCATGGGCCGCTTCAGTAAGGTGCGCCAGCCACTGGTACGAGATGTGTCCATTGCACTCTTCAAGTTCTTCGGCGGGCTGGATCTGAGTGAGGCGAAGAAGCAGACATTCGACAGCCTGCACGACTGCTTCGTGCGCGAGCTCAAAGACGGCGCGCGGCCTTTCGACGCCGAACCGCAAGTCATCTGCAGCCCCAGCGACGGCATCGTTGGCGGCCACGGCCGCATCGAAGGCGACGAGCTGCTGCAGATCAAGGGCATGCCCTACAGCCTCACCCAGCTGCTGGGCAGTGCGGAGCTGGCGGCGCAGCACGAGGGTGGCACTTATGTGACCCTGCGCCTGCGCGCCAGCATGTACCACCGCTTCCACGCGCCCACCGACTGCACGGTGCGCCGTGTCACGCACATCCAGGGCGATATGTGGAACGTCAATCCCATCGCGCTCAAGCGCGTGCCCAGCCTCTATTGCCGCAATGACCGCGCCGTGATCGAGGCGGTTCTGCCCTCAGGCCAGGCGCTGACTCTGGTGCCCGTGGGCGCCATCCTCGTGGCCAGCGTGCGCCTGCACTTCCTGGGCCTGAACCTGCACCACGACTACCGGGGCGAGCAGGTGATCGCCTGTGATGCGCCGCTCAAGCGCGGGCAGGAGATGGGCTGGTTCGAACACGGCTCGACCATCGTTGTGTTGGCGCCGAAGGGCGTGGAGATCGTGGAAGGGCTGACGACCGGCGCGGAGGTGAGGGCGGGGCAGGCTTTGCTGCGGCGGGTTTGAACGACAGCGCAGGCTGGTACGCAGTGGCTGTCGCAGCGTCCGGGTGCCGATACACGGCTGGCTTTGCCGGTTTGTTATGTGTGTGGCTGTGCGCTATAGTGAGCCGAATTCTTCAATCAAAACAGGCACTTAGCTTGCAGCAAGGGAGGCGACAGGATGAATATC from Gemmatimonadaceae bacterium includes:
- the asd gene encoding archaetidylserine decarboxylase (Phosphatidylserine decarboxylase is synthesized as a single chain precursor. Generation of the pyruvoyl active site from a Ser is coupled to cleavage of a Gly-Ser bond between the larger (beta) and smaller (alpha chains). It is an integral membrane protein.), whose amino-acid sequence is MLQQEALNFVLTNRLPRVALTRFMGRFSKVRQPLVRDVSIALFKFFGGLDLSEAKKQTFDSLHDCFVRELKDGARPFDAEPQVICSPSDGIVGGHGRIEGDELLQIKGMPYSLTQLLGSAELAAQHEGGTYVTLRLRASMYHRFHAPTDCTVRRVTHIQGDMWNVNPIALKRVPSLYCRNDRAVIEAVLPSGQALTLVPVGAILVASVRLHFLGLNLHHDYRGEQVIACDAPLKRGQEMGWFEHGSTIVVLAPKGVEIVEGLTTGAEVRAGQALLRRV